One genomic window of Numida meleagris isolate 19003 breed g44 Domestic line chromosome 1, NumMel1.0, whole genome shotgun sequence includes the following:
- the LOC110405747 gene encoding arylsulfatase D-like isoform X2 translates to MIWQQISHWTCLVKTLIFGLLLQPLMTRPSIITQPNFVLLMADDVGIGDVGCYGNDTIRTPNIDRLAREGVKLTQHITAAPLCTPSRAAFLTGRYPIRSGMDAINNYRVIFWNGGSGGLPPNETTFAKILQQQGYSTGLIGKWHLGVNCEQRNDHCHLPLNHGFDYFYGMPFTLVSDCQTTEEPEMDRAFRRKLWLYTQMIALATFTTALGRLTGLISVHWKTVTCLALFSLLFFVSWFSSYGFVRHWNCIMMRNHEVTEQPMVTERTTSFILRESISFIERNKHKPFLLFLSFLHSHTPLLTTEKFLGKSSHGLYGDNVEEMDWMVGQVLDAIDKEGLKKNTLVYFASDHGGWLERQEGKRQLGGWNGIYRGGKAMGGWEGGIRVPGIFRWPGVLPAGTVINEPTSLMDIYPTVVHLAGGVVPQDRVIDGRDLMPLLQGTVVHSEHKFLFHYCGTHLHAVRWHQKDSGAVWKAHYVTPNFHPLGTGACYDRGFCPCFGEGVTHHDPPLLFDLSRDPSETQPLSADTEPLFDTVIERIGRAVEEHRRTLTPVPQQLSLYNAIWKPWLQPCCGTFPFCWCDKEGDSTQSL, encoded by the exons ATGATTTGGCAACAAATATCGCATTG gaCATGCCTTGTCAAAACCCTGATTTTTGGTCTGCTTCTGCAGCCACTAATGACACGGCCTTCCATCATCACGCAACCAAACTTTGTCCTGCTGATGGCTGATGATGTTGGCATAGGGGATGTGGGTTGCTATGGGAATGATACTATCAG GACTCCGAACATTGATCGCCTGGCAAGGGAAGGGGTGAAGCTGACCCAACACATCACTGCAGCTCCACTTTGCACCCCCAGCAGAGCAGCGTTCCTCACTGGCAGATATCCCATTCGATCAG GAATGGATGCTATAAACAATTATCGTGTTATTTTTTGGAATGGCGGCTCAGGAGGGCTCCCTCCAAATGAAACCACTTTTGCCAAAATACTGCAGCAACAAGGCTACAGCACAGGACTAATAG GGAAGTGGCATCTAGGCGTTAACTGTGAACAGCGCAACGACCATTGTCATCTCCCTTTGAACCATgggtttgattatttttatgggATGCCTTTTACGCTAGTAAGTGATTGCCAAACAACAGAAGAACCAGAGATGGATAGAGCCTTCAGAAGGAAACTTTGGCTTTACACTCAGATGATTGCCCTTGCTACGTTCACCACTGCCCTAGGGAGACTCACCGGCTTGATTTCAGTCCACTGGAAAACAGTGACCTGCCTTGCTCTGTTTagtctccttttctttgtgtcCTGGTTCTCAAGTTATGGATTTGTAAGACATTGGAACTGCATTATGATGAGAAACCATGAAGTCACTGAGCAGCCAATGGTGACAGAGAGGACTACATCTTTTATCTTGAGAGAGTCCATTTCATTTATTGAAAG aaataagcacaagccattcctcctctttctttcctttttacattCCCACACCCCTCTACTCACAACAGAAAAGTTTCTTGGGAAGAGTAGCCATGGTTTATATGGAGACAATGTAGAGGAGATGGACTGGATGGTGG GGCAGGTTCTAGATGCTATTGACAAGGAAGGTTTGAAAAAGAATACACTAGTTTACTTTGCCTCTGATCATGGTGGATGGCTGGAAAGACAAGAAGGCAAAAGGCAGCTGGGTGGTTGGAATGGAATATACAGAG GTGGAAAAGCTATGGGAGGCTGGGAAGGAGGAATCCGTGTCCCAGGGATATTTAGATGGCCAGGAGTGTTACCTGCAGGCACAGTGATCAATGAACCTACAAGCCTTATGGACATTTATCCCACAGTAGTTCATTTGGCTGGAGGGGTAGTACCCCAGGACAG AGTAATTGATGGCCGGGATCTGATGCCTTTACTGCAAGGAACAGTTGTGCACTCAGAGCACAAGTTCCTGTTTCATTACTGTGGCACTCATTTACATGCTGTGCGATGGCACCAGAAGGACA GTGGAGCAGTCTGGAAGGCTCATTATGTGACCCCAAACTTCCATCCACTTGGGACTGGAGCTTGTTACGACAGAGGATTTTGCCCATGTTTTGGGGAAGGCGTGACCCATCATGACCCTCCACTGCTGTTTGACCTCTCGCGAGACCCTTCTGAGACCCAGCCTCTGTCAGCTGACACCGAGCCCCTCTTTGACACTGTAATAGAGCGGATTGGGAGAGCCGTTGAAGAGCACCGCAGGACGCTGACTCCAGTCCCGCAGCAGCTCTCCTTGTACAACGCCATCTGGAAGCcgtggctgcagccctgctgtgggaCGTTCCCATTCTGCTGGTGTGATAAGGAAG
- the LOC110405747 gene encoding arylsulfatase D-like isoform X3, whose amino-acid sequence MTRPSIITQPNFVLLMADDVGIGDVGCYGNDTIRTPNIDRLAREGVKLTQHITAAPLCTPSRAAFLTGRYPIRSGMDAINNYRVIFWNGGSGGLPPNETTFAKILQQQGYSTGLIGKWHLGVNCEQRNDHCHLPLNHGFDYFYGMPFTLVSDCQTTEEPEMDRAFRRKLWLYTQMIALATFTTALGRLTGLISVHWKTVTCLALFSLLFFVSWFSSYGFVRHWNCIMMRNHEVTEQPMVTERTTSFILRESISFIERNKHKPFLLFLSFLHSHTPLLTTEKFLGKSSHGLYGDNVEEMDWMVGQVLDAIDKEGLKKNTLVYFASDHGGWLERQEGKRQLGGWNGIYRGGKAMGGWEGGIRVPGIFRWPGVLPAGTVINEPTSLMDIYPTVVHLAGGVVPQDRVIDGRDLMPLLQGTVVHSEHKFLFHYCGTHLHAVRWHQKDSGAVWKAHYVTPNFHPLGTGACYDRGFCPCFGEGVTHHDPPLLFDLSRDPSETQPLSADTEPLFDTVIERIGRAVEEHRRTLTPVPQQLSLYNAIWKPWLQPCCGTFPFCWCDKEGDNKLADLQRK is encoded by the exons ATGACACGGCCTTCCATCATCACGCAACCAAACTTTGTCCTGCTGATGGCTGATGATGTTGGCATAGGGGATGTGGGTTGCTATGGGAATGATACTATCAG GACTCCGAACATTGATCGCCTGGCAAGGGAAGGGGTGAAGCTGACCCAACACATCACTGCAGCTCCACTTTGCACCCCCAGCAGAGCAGCGTTCCTCACTGGCAGATATCCCATTCGATCAG GAATGGATGCTATAAACAATTATCGTGTTATTTTTTGGAATGGCGGCTCAGGAGGGCTCCCTCCAAATGAAACCACTTTTGCCAAAATACTGCAGCAACAAGGCTACAGCACAGGACTAATAG GGAAGTGGCATCTAGGCGTTAACTGTGAACAGCGCAACGACCATTGTCATCTCCCTTTGAACCATgggtttgattatttttatgggATGCCTTTTACGCTAGTAAGTGATTGCCAAACAACAGAAGAACCAGAGATGGATAGAGCCTTCAGAAGGAAACTTTGGCTTTACACTCAGATGATTGCCCTTGCTACGTTCACCACTGCCCTAGGGAGACTCACCGGCTTGATTTCAGTCCACTGGAAAACAGTGACCTGCCTTGCTCTGTTTagtctccttttctttgtgtcCTGGTTCTCAAGTTATGGATTTGTAAGACATTGGAACTGCATTATGATGAGAAACCATGAAGTCACTGAGCAGCCAATGGTGACAGAGAGGACTACATCTTTTATCTTGAGAGAGTCCATTTCATTTATTGAAAG aaataagcacaagccattcctcctctttctttcctttttacattCCCACACCCCTCTACTCACAACAGAAAAGTTTCTTGGGAAGAGTAGCCATGGTTTATATGGAGACAATGTAGAGGAGATGGACTGGATGGTGG GGCAGGTTCTAGATGCTATTGACAAGGAAGGTTTGAAAAAGAATACACTAGTTTACTTTGCCTCTGATCATGGTGGATGGCTGGAAAGACAAGAAGGCAAAAGGCAGCTGGGTGGTTGGAATGGAATATACAGAG GTGGAAAAGCTATGGGAGGCTGGGAAGGAGGAATCCGTGTCCCAGGGATATTTAGATGGCCAGGAGTGTTACCTGCAGGCACAGTGATCAATGAACCTACAAGCCTTATGGACATTTATCCCACAGTAGTTCATTTGGCTGGAGGGGTAGTACCCCAGGACAG AGTAATTGATGGCCGGGATCTGATGCCTTTACTGCAAGGAACAGTTGTGCACTCAGAGCACAAGTTCCTGTTTCATTACTGTGGCACTCATTTACATGCTGTGCGATGGCACCAGAAGGACA GTGGAGCAGTCTGGAAGGCTCATTATGTGACCCCAAACTTCCATCCACTTGGGACTGGAGCTTGTTACGACAGAGGATTTTGCCCATGTTTTGGGGAAGGCGTGACCCATCATGACCCTCCACTGCTGTTTGACCTCTCGCGAGACCCTTCTGAGACCCAGCCTCTGTCAGCTGACACCGAGCCCCTCTTTGACACTGTAATAGAGCGGATTGGGAGAGCCGTTGAAGAGCACCGCAGGACGCTGACTCCAGTCCCGCAGCAGCTCTCCTTGTACAACGCCATCTGGAAGCcgtggctgcagccctgctgtgggaCGTTCCCATTCTGCTGGTGTGATAAGGAAGGTGATAATAAACTTGCTGACCTACAAAGGAAATAA
- the LOC110405747 gene encoding arylsulfatase D-like isoform X4: protein MDAINNYRVIFWNGGSGGLPPNETTFAKILQQQGYSTGLIGKWHLGVNCEQRNDHCHLPLNHGFDYFYGMPFTLVSDCQTTEEPEMDRAFRRKLWLYTQMIALATFTTALGRLTGLISVHWKTVTCLALFSLLFFVSWFSSYGFVRHWNCIMMRNHEVTEQPMVTERTTSFILRESISFIERNKHKPFLLFLSFLHSHTPLLTTEKFLGKSSHGLYGDNVEEMDWMVGQVLDAIDKEGLKKNTLVYFASDHGGWLERQEGKRQLGGWNGIYRGGKAMGGWEGGIRVPGIFRWPGVLPAGTVINEPTSLMDIYPTVVHLAGGVVPQDRVIDGRDLMPLLQGTVVHSEHKFLFHYCGTHLHAVRWHQKDSGAVWKAHYVTPNFHPLGTGACYDRGFCPCFGEGVTHHDPPLLFDLSRDPSETQPLSADTEPLFDTVIERIGRAVEEHRRTLTPVPQQLSLYNAIWKPWLQPCCGTFPFCWCDKEGDNKLADLQRK, encoded by the exons ATGGATGCTATAAACAATTATCGTGTTATTTTTTGGAATGGCGGCTCAGGAGGGCTCCCTCCAAATGAAACCACTTTTGCCAAAATACTGCAGCAACAAGGCTACAGCACAGGACTAATAG GGAAGTGGCATCTAGGCGTTAACTGTGAACAGCGCAACGACCATTGTCATCTCCCTTTGAACCATgggtttgattatttttatgggATGCCTTTTACGCTAGTAAGTGATTGCCAAACAACAGAAGAACCAGAGATGGATAGAGCCTTCAGAAGGAAACTTTGGCTTTACACTCAGATGATTGCCCTTGCTACGTTCACCACTGCCCTAGGGAGACTCACCGGCTTGATTTCAGTCCACTGGAAAACAGTGACCTGCCTTGCTCTGTTTagtctccttttctttgtgtcCTGGTTCTCAAGTTATGGATTTGTAAGACATTGGAACTGCATTATGATGAGAAACCATGAAGTCACTGAGCAGCCAATGGTGACAGAGAGGACTACATCTTTTATCTTGAGAGAGTCCATTTCATTTATTGAAAG aaataagcacaagccattcctcctctttctttcctttttacattCCCACACCCCTCTACTCACAACAGAAAAGTTTCTTGGGAAGAGTAGCCATGGTTTATATGGAGACAATGTAGAGGAGATGGACTGGATGGTGG GGCAGGTTCTAGATGCTATTGACAAGGAAGGTTTGAAAAAGAATACACTAGTTTACTTTGCCTCTGATCATGGTGGATGGCTGGAAAGACAAGAAGGCAAAAGGCAGCTGGGTGGTTGGAATGGAATATACAGAG GTGGAAAAGCTATGGGAGGCTGGGAAGGAGGAATCCGTGTCCCAGGGATATTTAGATGGCCAGGAGTGTTACCTGCAGGCACAGTGATCAATGAACCTACAAGCCTTATGGACATTTATCCCACAGTAGTTCATTTGGCTGGAGGGGTAGTACCCCAGGACAG AGTAATTGATGGCCGGGATCTGATGCCTTTACTGCAAGGAACAGTTGTGCACTCAGAGCACAAGTTCCTGTTTCATTACTGTGGCACTCATTTACATGCTGTGCGATGGCACCAGAAGGACA GTGGAGCAGTCTGGAAGGCTCATTATGTGACCCCAAACTTCCATCCACTTGGGACTGGAGCTTGTTACGACAGAGGATTTTGCCCATGTTTTGGGGAAGGCGTGACCCATCATGACCCTCCACTGCTGTTTGACCTCTCGCGAGACCCTTCTGAGACCCAGCCTCTGTCAGCTGACACCGAGCCCCTCTTTGACACTGTAATAGAGCGGATTGGGAGAGCCGTTGAAGAGCACCGCAGGACGCTGACTCCAGTCCCGCAGCAGCTCTCCTTGTACAACGCCATCTGGAAGCcgtggctgcagccctgctgtgggaCGTTCCCATTCTGCTGGTGTGATAAGGAAGGTGATAATAAACTTGCTGACCTACAAAGGAAATAA
- the LOC110405747 gene encoding arylsulfatase D-like isoform X1: MIWQQISHWTCLVKTLIFGLLLQPLMTRPSIITQPNFVLLMADDVGIGDVGCYGNDTIRTPNIDRLAREGVKLTQHITAAPLCTPSRAAFLTGRYPIRSGMDAINNYRVIFWNGGSGGLPPNETTFAKILQQQGYSTGLIGKWHLGVNCEQRNDHCHLPLNHGFDYFYGMPFTLVSDCQTTEEPEMDRAFRRKLWLYTQMIALATFTTALGRLTGLISVHWKTVTCLALFSLLFFVSWFSSYGFVRHWNCIMMRNHEVTEQPMVTERTTSFILRESISFIERNKHKPFLLFLSFLHSHTPLLTTEKFLGKSSHGLYGDNVEEMDWMVGQVLDAIDKEGLKKNTLVYFASDHGGWLERQEGKRQLGGWNGIYRGGKAMGGWEGGIRVPGIFRWPGVLPAGTVINEPTSLMDIYPTVVHLAGGVVPQDRVIDGRDLMPLLQGTVVHSEHKFLFHYCGTHLHAVRWHQKDSGAVWKAHYVTPNFHPLGTGACYDRGFCPCFGEGVTHHDPPLLFDLSRDPSETQPLSADTEPLFDTVIERIGRAVEEHRRTLTPVPQQLSLYNAIWKPWLQPCCGTFPFCWCDKEGDNKLADLQRK, encoded by the exons ATGATTTGGCAACAAATATCGCATTG gaCATGCCTTGTCAAAACCCTGATTTTTGGTCTGCTTCTGCAGCCACTAATGACACGGCCTTCCATCATCACGCAACCAAACTTTGTCCTGCTGATGGCTGATGATGTTGGCATAGGGGATGTGGGTTGCTATGGGAATGATACTATCAG GACTCCGAACATTGATCGCCTGGCAAGGGAAGGGGTGAAGCTGACCCAACACATCACTGCAGCTCCACTTTGCACCCCCAGCAGAGCAGCGTTCCTCACTGGCAGATATCCCATTCGATCAG GAATGGATGCTATAAACAATTATCGTGTTATTTTTTGGAATGGCGGCTCAGGAGGGCTCCCTCCAAATGAAACCACTTTTGCCAAAATACTGCAGCAACAAGGCTACAGCACAGGACTAATAG GGAAGTGGCATCTAGGCGTTAACTGTGAACAGCGCAACGACCATTGTCATCTCCCTTTGAACCATgggtttgattatttttatgggATGCCTTTTACGCTAGTAAGTGATTGCCAAACAACAGAAGAACCAGAGATGGATAGAGCCTTCAGAAGGAAACTTTGGCTTTACACTCAGATGATTGCCCTTGCTACGTTCACCACTGCCCTAGGGAGACTCACCGGCTTGATTTCAGTCCACTGGAAAACAGTGACCTGCCTTGCTCTGTTTagtctccttttctttgtgtcCTGGTTCTCAAGTTATGGATTTGTAAGACATTGGAACTGCATTATGATGAGAAACCATGAAGTCACTGAGCAGCCAATGGTGACAGAGAGGACTACATCTTTTATCTTGAGAGAGTCCATTTCATTTATTGAAAG aaataagcacaagccattcctcctctttctttcctttttacattCCCACACCCCTCTACTCACAACAGAAAAGTTTCTTGGGAAGAGTAGCCATGGTTTATATGGAGACAATGTAGAGGAGATGGACTGGATGGTGG GGCAGGTTCTAGATGCTATTGACAAGGAAGGTTTGAAAAAGAATACACTAGTTTACTTTGCCTCTGATCATGGTGGATGGCTGGAAAGACAAGAAGGCAAAAGGCAGCTGGGTGGTTGGAATGGAATATACAGAG GTGGAAAAGCTATGGGAGGCTGGGAAGGAGGAATCCGTGTCCCAGGGATATTTAGATGGCCAGGAGTGTTACCTGCAGGCACAGTGATCAATGAACCTACAAGCCTTATGGACATTTATCCCACAGTAGTTCATTTGGCTGGAGGGGTAGTACCCCAGGACAG AGTAATTGATGGCCGGGATCTGATGCCTTTACTGCAAGGAACAGTTGTGCACTCAGAGCACAAGTTCCTGTTTCATTACTGTGGCACTCATTTACATGCTGTGCGATGGCACCAGAAGGACA GTGGAGCAGTCTGGAAGGCTCATTATGTGACCCCAAACTTCCATCCACTTGGGACTGGAGCTTGTTACGACAGAGGATTTTGCCCATGTTTTGGGGAAGGCGTGACCCATCATGACCCTCCACTGCTGTTTGACCTCTCGCGAGACCCTTCTGAGACCCAGCCTCTGTCAGCTGACACCGAGCCCCTCTTTGACACTGTAATAGAGCGGATTGGGAGAGCCGTTGAAGAGCACCGCAGGACGCTGACTCCAGTCCCGCAGCAGCTCTCCTTGTACAACGCCATCTGGAAGCcgtggctgcagccctgctgtgggaCGTTCCCATTCTGCTGGTGTGATAAGGAAGGTGATAATAAACTTGCTGACCTACAAAGGAAATAA